In the Mycolicibacter sp. MU0102 genome, one interval contains:
- a CDS encoding terminase large subunit domain-containing protein, with protein MLDPLDFSSSGPLSVQFREFACRYLCFGGGEAMEPRDWQVDIVSQVFDPQPRPRLAAVAMPRGNGKSSLAAALAVWVLMTGRGASVDVVAVDERQAGLVFGMAAKFIARNPDLECRVTAYKDRLVVPGTESEMSCLPGTPAALEGRNPTLCIVDEGGRVATEAYEVVALASGKQKESTVLVIGTPGPRPDNVLAGFRDHARTHPDDTSQVYVEIGAAGFEDHPTDCQHCWELASPALDDFLFRDALAALQPPKMTESHFRRVRLVQWVTDNENPFVTADVWDVLGTGEDVPDGAEVVIGLDGSHSRDCTALVVATVSATPHVATYRLFRPEDSPDHRIDVLAVEQAIRDAYQRWNVTEVAADPHRWTRTLQVLAAEGIPIMEIPQSGRRLTAMTTALHSAIVNRRMTHSSDADLREHVLAASVVDTADGGLKLGKVSRSKDAPRIDLAAALVMAYSRATWLAGKQKKRFRVITR; from the coding sequence GTGCTTGACCCGCTGGACTTTTCGTCAAGCGGTCCACTTAGCGTGCAGTTCCGCGAATTTGCTTGTCGTTACTTGTGTTTCGGCGGCGGCGAAGCGATGGAACCCCGCGACTGGCAGGTGGACATCGTATCGCAAGTGTTCGACCCGCAGCCCCGCCCCCGGTTAGCGGCGGTCGCTATGCCGCGCGGCAACGGGAAGTCATCCCTTGCAGCAGCGCTAGCGGTCTGGGTGCTGATGACAGGCAGGGGCGCATCAGTTGACGTGGTGGCCGTAGACGAGCGGCAGGCGGGCCTGGTGTTCGGCATGGCGGCCAAATTCATCGCCCGCAACCCCGACCTGGAATGCCGCGTAACCGCCTACAAGGACCGCCTGGTTGTTCCTGGCACCGAGTCAGAGATGTCCTGCTTGCCAGGGACTCCGGCGGCTCTTGAGGGCCGGAACCCCACGTTGTGCATCGTTGACGAGGGCGGGCGGGTCGCCACCGAGGCTTACGAGGTTGTGGCGCTGGCCAGCGGCAAGCAAAAAGAGTCAACGGTTTTGGTGATCGGCACGCCAGGCCCCCGGCCAGACAACGTGCTGGCGGGGTTCCGGGACCACGCCCGGACCCATCCCGACGACACCTCACAGGTGTACGTAGAGATCGGCGCCGCCGGTTTCGAGGACCACCCGACTGACTGTCAGCACTGTTGGGAGCTGGCCAGCCCCGCGCTAGATGACTTTCTGTTTCGGGACGCGCTGGCCGCCCTACAGCCGCCGAAGATGACAGAGAGTCACTTCCGGCGGGTCCGGTTGGTGCAGTGGGTTACCGATAACGAGAACCCGTTTGTGACTGCCGATGTCTGGGATGTGCTGGGCACTGGCGAGGACGTGCCGGACGGTGCCGAGGTAGTCATCGGCTTGGACGGCAGCCATTCCCGCGACTGCACCGCCCTCGTGGTGGCGACTGTCTCGGCCACCCCGCACGTCGCTACCTACCGGCTATTTCGGCCCGAGGACAGCCCCGACCACCGGATTGACGTTCTAGCTGTTGAACAGGCCATTAGGGACGCCTACCAGAGATGGAACGTCACCGAGGTGGCCGCCGACCCCCACCGCTGGACCCGCACCTTGCAAGTGCTTGCAGCCGAGGGCATCCCCATCATGGAGATCCCCCAGTCGGGGCGGCGGCTGACCGCCATGACCACCGCCTTGCATTCCGCCATCGTGAACCGCCGCATGACCCACAGCAGCGACGCAGACCTACGCGAGCACGTTCTAGCGGCGTCGGTCGTGGATACCGCAGACGGCGGCCTCAAGTTGGGCAAGGTCAGCCGATCCAAGGATGCCCCGCGCATTGATCTGGCCGCCGCCCTGGTGATGGCCTACTCGCGCGCCACCTGGCTAGCGGGCAAGCAAAAGAAACGATTCCGAGTGATTACCCGATGA
- a CDS encoding phage portal protein, which produces MNELLHDLLAELDAPQHHYDTLRLYAEGRQPLAFLSAESRKALDNRLCRMSVNIPALTVSSLTERLRITGFSDPVAWHAFVANDLDQLAAQVHADALTYRQGFVLVWAKDGRPTATVESPFECAVIRDPADRSVLAGVKRYSTKRSTEAYVYLPDRVEHWTAPTPNAVVGGFRLVETIPHTLGVVPLVPFDNGRSEIEDLRDLTDALVKVTLDMVIASHAAGFGRRWVTGVELTEKPRLDAGGNRVVLDGEPVVDTTTPFDEGSRSWAIAENPETKFGSFAEAALSGFETAVRVLVSQIQAVSALPSHYLGVLTAQPSSADALRASEASLTARAESKQLLFGRSWEQVARLLVAVSTATDPAALRVQWADAATRSTAQEADAVVKLVQAGILPVSYALAKLGYSDDEVVAIRSARRADTLDGIGLDIGDDAVA; this is translated from the coding sequence ATGAATGAACTGTTGCACGATCTGCTGGCCGAACTCGACGCGCCGCAACACCACTACGACACCCTGAGGCTGTATGCCGAGGGCAGGCAACCACTGGCGTTCCTATCCGCCGAGTCGCGCAAAGCGTTAGACAACCGGTTGTGTCGGATGTCGGTGAACATTCCGGCGTTGACGGTATCGAGCCTTACTGAGCGGTTGAGAATTACCGGGTTCAGTGACCCGGTTGCATGGCACGCCTTTGTCGCCAATGACCTAGATCAACTGGCCGCGCAGGTCCACGCCGATGCACTCACCTACCGACAGGGCTTCGTGCTGGTCTGGGCCAAGGACGGGCGACCCACCGCAACAGTTGAGTCCCCGTTTGAGTGCGCGGTGATCCGTGATCCTGCTGACCGTTCGGTGTTGGCCGGGGTGAAACGGTACTCAACCAAACGTTCCACCGAGGCATATGTGTACCTGCCGGATCGGGTGGAGCACTGGACCGCACCCACACCCAACGCGGTGGTTGGCGGGTTCCGTCTAGTGGAGACGATTCCTCACACCCTTGGGGTGGTTCCGCTGGTGCCGTTCGATAACGGCCGTAGCGAGATTGAAGACTTACGAGACCTCACCGACGCGTTGGTGAAGGTAACGCTGGACATGGTTATTGCATCCCATGCCGCCGGGTTTGGGCGGCGGTGGGTTACCGGCGTCGAACTCACCGAGAAACCACGGCTTGACGCTGGCGGCAACCGGGTGGTCCTGGACGGCGAACCGGTCGTGGACACGACCACACCGTTTGACGAGGGTTCGAGGTCATGGGCGATTGCCGAGAATCCCGAAACCAAGTTCGGCAGCTTCGCCGAGGCGGCCCTATCGGGATTCGAGACGGCCGTGCGGGTATTGGTCTCCCAGATTCAAGCCGTCTCGGCGCTGCCGTCTCACTATCTCGGGGTATTGACTGCACAGCCATCGTCGGCGGACGCGCTGCGGGCCAGTGAGGCATCTCTGACCGCACGCGCCGAGTCCAAACAACTGCTGTTCGGGCGGTCGTGGGAGCAGGTGGCCCGCCTATTGGTGGCGGTCTCAACTGCCACCGACCCGGCCGCGCTGCGGGTGCAGTGGGCCGACGCGGCTACCCGTTCTACGGCGCAGGAGGCCGACGCGGTGGTGAAGCTGGTGCAGGCCGGAATCCTGCCCGTCTCTTACGCCCTAGCCAAGCTGGGCTATTCCGACGATGAGGTTGTGGCGATCCGCTCGGCCCGACGCGCAGACACCCTAGACGGCATCGGCTTGGACATCGGAGACGACGCCGTTGCTTAA
- a CDS encoding FaeA/PapI family transcriptional regulator, with product METCRGCGRTSTLAGNVLRFLQQTPGVVRANQVAEHFNIPTYQASVILCRLADRAMITRVRRGAYSADPELQRRALLDQLEKLTPA from the coding sequence ATGGAAACTTGCCGAGGCTGCGGTCGAACTAGCACCCTGGCCGGTAACGTGCTCAGATTCCTGCAGCAGACGCCGGGGGTGGTCCGCGCCAACCAGGTAGCGGAACACTTCAACATTCCGACATACCAGGCAAGCGTCATTCTGTGCCGACTCGCTGACAGGGCAATGATCACCAGGGTTCGCCGCGGGGCCTACTCCGCCGATCCCGAACTTCAGCGCCGTGCATTGCTAGACCAACTTGAGAAGCTCACCCCGGCATGA
- a CDS encoding helix-turn-helix transcriptional regulator, with protein MSERLTLQEASEYLNIPPNTLRWWRTVGTGPKSYKLGGRVFYDRTDLDQWAGAGKLETARGGTQL; from the coding sequence GTGTCCGAAAGACTGACACTCCAAGAAGCATCCGAATACCTCAACATCCCGCCGAACACGCTGCGGTGGTGGCGCACCGTAGGCACCGGCCCTAAGTCATACAAGTTGGGTGGCCGCGTGTTCTACGACCGAACGGATCTCGACCAATGGGCGGGCGCTGGAAAGTTAGAAACCGCGCGGGGCGGAACTCAATTGTGA
- a CDS encoding tyrosine-type recombinase/integrase produces MQKRSSRGRARVEDRWHRPRRKGEEPPADGPGCWCLDPKHGRPGTLVTTARHGQGRRWLTRWVDSDGHEASKSFDRKADAERHAAGVTADLMTGTYADPKRSAVTFAAVAEAWLAAKRAANRAPKTVAGYDGLLDVVILPKWGDEPLRDISHERLQTWFTWLATDPAARKHPKRDAEGNVVPMGLSPARVIQTHNVVHQVLGYAVRAKYLAVNPADDIELPGKPTGKELALTHEQVRRLAAEIASAPVRQRSDTRPSLTPLDAMVRFLAYSGLRFGEAAALRVGDVNLDARRVNVFRGITGVRGQGLVEGDTKTHQRRPVPILTTECLDELRLAVAGRDPDEYVFPGPDGGAMTVGWFRVRFDKAVEKLGLTGATPHTLRHTAGSLALASGASIVTVQKLLGHRNATTTMNVYSHMLPDDFDNLAAAMDSAAKAVGR; encoded by the coding sequence ATGCAAAAGCGCAGCTCACGGGGTCGCGCTCGCGTTGAGGATCGGTGGCACCGGCCCCGCCGGAAGGGCGAAGAACCCCCCGCCGACGGCCCTGGCTGCTGGTGTCTGGACCCCAAGCATGGGCGGCCCGGCACGCTGGTGACCACCGCCCGCCACGGGCAGGGTCGGCGTTGGCTCACACGATGGGTGGATAGCGACGGACACGAGGCTTCCAAGTCTTTCGACCGCAAGGCAGACGCGGAACGCCACGCTGCGGGCGTAACCGCCGACCTAATGACTGGCACCTACGCCGACCCGAAACGCTCGGCGGTCACCTTCGCAGCCGTGGCCGAGGCATGGCTCGCTGCCAAGCGGGCCGCCAACCGCGCACCCAAGACCGTGGCAGGATATGACGGCCTACTCGATGTCGTGATCCTGCCCAAGTGGGGTGACGAGCCGTTGCGGGACATCAGCCACGAACGACTACAAACATGGTTTACATGGCTGGCGACCGATCCCGCCGCGCGTAAACACCCAAAACGGGACGCCGAGGGCAACGTAGTGCCGATGGGACTCTCCCCCGCCCGCGTGATCCAAACCCACAACGTGGTGCATCAGGTGCTCGGCTACGCCGTGCGGGCTAAGTATCTGGCGGTCAACCCGGCGGACGACATCGAGCTACCGGGCAAGCCAACCGGCAAAGAACTTGCGCTGACCCACGAACAAGTGCGGCGGCTTGCGGCCGAGATCGCCAGCGCGCCGGTTCGGCAACGCAGCGACACCCGCCCGTCGTTGACCCCGCTTGATGCAATGGTGCGGTTCCTGGCGTATTCGGGCCTGCGGTTCGGTGAGGCCGCCGCGTTGCGGGTTGGCGACGTTAACCTCGATGCGCGCCGCGTGAACGTGTTCAGGGGAATCACTGGCGTTCGCGGCCAGGGCCTTGTTGAGGGCGACACCAAGACCCACCAGCGCCGCCCGGTACCCATCTTGACGACAGAATGTCTTGATGAGCTGCGGCTGGCGGTGGCGGGCCGCGACCCCGACGAGTATGTGTTTCCCGGCCCCGACGGCGGCGCTATGACGGTCGGGTGGTTTCGGGTCCGGTTCGACAAGGCTGTCGAGAAGCTTGGGCTGACCGGTGCGACCCCCCACACCCTGCGGCACACGGCCGGGTCGTTGGCGCTGGCATCTGGCGCTTCGATTGTTACCGTCCAAAAGCTGCTGGGGCACCGGAACGCCACCACCACAATGAACGTCTACAGCCACATGCTGCCCGATGACTTTGACAACCTCGCCGCCGCGATGGACAGCGCCGCGAAAGCAGTCGGTCGCTAA